CTTGGTCTTGGGCTCGATCGCGACCTCGATGACCGGCTCGGGGAAGGTCATCGACTCGAGGACGACCTGGTGCTGCGAATCGCAGAGCGTGTCGCCCGTGGTCGTGTCCTTGAGGCCGATGACCGCGTAGATGTGACCTGCGGTGACCGAGGGAACCGGGTTCTCCTTGTTGGCGTACATCTGGAAGATCTTCCCGATGCGCTCCTTCTTGGACTTCGTCGAGTTGACGATGGCCGCGCCGGAATCCAGATGACCGGAGTACACGCGGATGTAGGTCAGACGGCCGAAGAACGGGTGCGTGACGATCTTGAACGCGAGGGCCGTGAACGGCTCTTCGCGATCGGCGTGACGCTCGATGACGATCTCTTCGTTCTTCGGGTCGTGCGCCTCGATGGCGGGCACGTCCAGCGGCGAGGGCAGGTAGTCCACGACCGCGTCGAGCATGGGCTGCACGCCGCGGTTCTTGAACGCCGAGCCGCAGAGCACGGGGTAGATCTCCGAGTTGACGGTCAGCTTGCGGATGGCCGCCTTGATCTCGGCGACCGTGAGGGGCTCGCCGCTGAAGTGCTTCTCGAGGAGCTCCTCGTCGGTCTCGGCGACCGTCTCCAGCAGCAGCTCGCGGTACTCGGCGACCTTGTCGGCCATGTCGGCCGGGATCTCCTGCACGTCGTACTTGGCGCCCATGGTGACATCACCCTTGGCGTCTCCGGCCCAGACCAGCGCGCGCATCTCGACCAGGTCGACGACGCCGACGAAGTCGTTCTCGACGCCGATCGGCAGCTGGATGACCAGCGGCTTGGCCTTGAGCTTGCCTACGATCGTGTCGACCGTGAAGTAGAAGTCGGCGCCGAGCTTGTCCATCTTGTTGACGAAGCAGATGCGCGGGACGTTGTACTTGTCGGCCTGACGCCAGACGGTCTCGGACTGGGGCTCGACGCCCTCCTTGCCGTCGAAGACGGCGACGGCACCGTCGAGGACGCGGAGCGAGCGCTCCACCTCGACCGTGAAGTCCACGTGACCGGGGGTGTCGATGATGTTGATCTGGTTCTTGTCCCAGAAGCATGTGACGGCGGCGGAGGTGATCGTGATGCCACGCTCCTGCTCCTGCTCCATCCAGTCGGTCGTGGAGGCACCGTCGTGCGTCTCGCCGATCTTGTGGTTGGTTCCCGTGTAGTACAGGATGCGCTCGGTCGTCGTCGTCTTGCCGGCATCGATGTGCGCCATGATGCCGATGTTGCGGACCTTGGTGAGGTCGGTGAGCACGTCTTGTGCCACGGGGTGTTCCTTACTTGTCGGAATCCAGTCGATCGTTCGTGACGATCAGGCGGGGTGGGGCGGCCGGTCCTTCGACAGGCTCGGGAACCGTGCGGTCCCCGAGCCCGTCGAGGGGTTCACCAGCGGTAGTGAGCGAACGCGCGGTTCGACTCGGCCATCTTGTGGGTGTCTTCACGGCGCTTGACCGCGGCACCCAGGCCGTTCGAGGCGTCCAGGATCTCGTTCTGCAGGCGCTCGGTCATCGTCTTCTCACGACGACCCTTCGCGTAGCTGACGAGCCAACGCAGTGCGAGGGTGTTGGCGCGGTGAGGCTTGACCTCGACCGGCACCTGATAGGTCGAACCACCGACGCGGCGGCTCTTGACCTCGAGGGTCGGGCGCACGTTGTCCAGCGCCTTCTTGAGCGTGGCGACGGCGTCCTGGCCGTTCTTGGCCTCAACGCCCTTGAGGGCGGTGTAGACGATCGATTCGGCGAGCGACTTCTTGCCGTCGACGAGGATCTTGTTGACGAGCTGGCTGACGATCGGTGCGCCGTAGACCGGGTCGTTGACGACCGGGCGCTTCGGGGCGGGTCCCTTGCGAGGCATGTTCCTTAACCCTTCTTCGCGCCGTAGCGGCTGCGAGCCTGCTTACGGTTCTTGACGGCCTGGGTGTCCAGGGCGCCACGGACGATCTTGTAACGGACACCGGGGAGGTCCTTGACGCGACCGCCGCGGACGAGCACGAGCGAGTGCTCCTGCAGGTTGTGGCCCTCGCCGGGGATGTAGGCGGTGACCTCGGTGCCGTTGCGGAGCTTGACACGGGCGACCTTGCGCATCGCCGAGTTGGGCTTCTTAGGCGTGGTCGTGTAGACGCGGGTGCAGACCCCGGCCTGCTGCGGGTTCGACTTCAGGGCGGGAGCCTTGGTCTTGACGACCTTCGGCTGACGTCCCTTGCGAACCAACTGCTGAATGGTTGGCACGTTCTCTCCTTGTTGTGCTGCACGGTGACAGCGATGGTGTTCTCACCACAGATCCACCGGCACGACAGAGGGCTGCCGAGCTTGAGTGGTGGATATGCCGTGGGGGTGGCCTGTTCGCAGGCCGGTTCCCTGAGATGTGGTGCTTCGCTCTACCGCATCCGTGCCATGGCACGGCGGACGGCGCGCGGAAGCGCACACCCTTCCATGATACGCGCTCTGAGCGGGGGTGGTCAAACGTGGACGAGGTTCACAGCGAGAGCACGATGGCGATGAGAGCGGATGCCGCGGCCACGACGATCGCGGACGCCGTGCCGACCACGATGATCGTCGCCCGGCGCTCACCGCGTCGGCGACGAGCGTCGACCGCGGCCGCGTCCACCGGCGTCTGCCGCGACCGCTCGGGGGCCTCATTGCCGGCGTCGCGATGCACGGCCATCGCGGGTCCGGAACGCCGGACGCCG
This portion of the Microbacterium pygmaeum genome encodes:
- the fusA gene encoding elongation factor G; the encoded protein is MAQDVLTDLTKVRNIGIMAHIDAGKTTTTERILYYTGTNHKIGETHDGASTTDWMEQEQERGITITSAAVTCFWDKNQINIIDTPGHVDFTVEVERSLRVLDGAVAVFDGKEGVEPQSETVWRQADKYNVPRICFVNKMDKLGADFYFTVDTIVGKLKAKPLVIQLPIGVENDFVGVVDLVEMRALVWAGDAKGDVTMGAKYDVQEIPADMADKVAEYRELLLETVAETDEELLEKHFSGEPLTVAEIKAAIRKLTVNSEIYPVLCGSAFKNRGVQPMLDAVVDYLPSPLDVPAIEAHDPKNEEIVIERHADREEPFTALAFKIVTHPFFGRLTYIRVYSGHLDSGAAIVNSTKSKKERIGKIFQMYANKENPVPSVTAGHIYAVIGLKDTTTGDTLCDSQHQVVLESMTFPEPVIEVAIEPKTKADQEKLGLAIQKLAEEDPTFRVEQNSDTGQTVIKGMGELHLDILVDRMKREFKVEANVGKPQVAYRETIKKSVDRHDYTHKKQTGGSGQFAKIQFAIEPLEVTADKTYEFENKVTGGRIPREYIAPVDQGFQDAMNVGVLAGYPMVGVKAILMDGASHDVDSSEMAFKIAGSMGFKEAVRKANPVILEPLMSVEVRTPEEYMGDVIGDLNSRRGQIQSMDDAQGVKVVRALVPLSEMFGYIGDLRSKTSGRAVYSMEFDSYAEVPRAVADEIVQKNKGE
- the rpsG gene encoding 30S ribosomal protein S7, whose translation is MPRKGPAPKRPVVNDPVYGAPIVSQLVNKILVDGKKSLAESIVYTALKGVEAKNGQDAVATLKKALDNVRPTLEVKSRRVGGSTYQVPVEVKPHRANTLALRWLVSYAKGRREKTMTERLQNEILDASNGLGAAVKRREDTHKMAESNRAFAHYRW
- the rpsL gene encoding 30S ribosomal protein S12; its protein translation is MPTIQQLVRKGRQPKVVKTKAPALKSNPQQAGVCTRVYTTTPKKPNSAMRKVARVKLRNGTEVTAYIPGEGHNLQEHSLVLVRGGRVKDLPGVRYKIVRGALDTQAVKNRKQARSRYGAKKG